From the genome of Rathayibacter sp. VKM Ac-2804:
CTGGTCGGCGTTCCAGCCGGGCAACGGCCTGCAGAGCGACTACATCGCGCGGATGTCCGACCCGTGGACGGTCTCGGGCTCGCAGAACGTGCTGTCGGAGCCGGTCGAGCCGTGGGAGACCATCGGCGTCCCGGTGAACGAGGGGCCGATCCCGCTGCAGAAGGACGGCCGCACCTGGATCGTCTACTCCGCGAGCTTCTGCGGCACCGAGGACTACCAGCTCGGCACCCTCGAGTACGACGGCACCGGCGACCCGGTGCTCGCCTCCTCCTGGACGAAGAGCGACGGACCGGTCTTCTCGAAGGCGAACGGCGAGTACGGCACCGGCCACAACGACTTCTTCACCTCGCCCGACGGCACCGAGACCTGGAACCTGTACCACGCGAACGACCGCCCCGACGGCGGCTGCGGCCGCGAGCGCTCGGCCCGCGCGCACCTCGTGGACTGGACCGCCGAGGGCGAGCCCGACTTCGGCACTCCGCTCGGCACCGCCGCCCGGATCCCCGTGCCCAGCGGCGAGAACGCGCCGATCACGGCGCGGGTCGAGGGTGCGGCCTGGCAGCTGGTCAGCCGCAGCACCGGCCTCTGCGCCACGGTGTCCTCCGCGCAGAGCGGTGACGGCGCCGGCGTCGTGCAGGGCTCCTGCGCGACGCCCCGCGCGAGCTGGACCCTGGACAGCACCGGCGACGGGCACCTGCGCGTCGTGAACGCGAGCAGCGGGAAGTCGCTCGGACCGGTCGGCTGCTCCACCGCCGCCGGCGCGGCCCTGCAGCAGTCGGCGTGGCTGACGACCGGCTGCCAGCAGTGGACGGTCGCCCCCGGCTCCGGCGGCTGGTCGACGCTGACGAACCGCACCAGCGGGAAGGTGCTCGACGCCGTCTCGGGCGCGATCCGCCAGTCGGTGCCGAGCACCGCCGCCTCGCAGGAGTGGGCGCTGCGTCCGGTCGGCGCGGTCGCGGTCACCTCGCTGGTCACCGGCAAGGCCTTCGACCTGCCCGGCTGCTCCACCGCCGACGGCGCGGTGCTGCAGCAGCAGGAGTGGCTCGGCTCACCGTGCCAGCGCGCGACGTTCACGGCAGCCGCCGACGGCGCCGTCGAGATCCACCCGGTGTCCGCCGCGGCGAAGTGCCTCGCGGTCACCGCGGGCTCCACGGTCGACGGCGCGACCGTCAGCCAGGGCGCGTGCGGGGTCACGGGCAGCAGCTGGAACCTGCGCCCCGGCAACGACGGCACCGTCGAGCTCCGCGCCGTGCACAGCGGCAAGGCGCTCGACCTCTCGAACTGCTCGGCGCAGAATGGCACCCGGATCGGCCAGTGGAGCGTGCTGAACAACGACTGCCAGCGCTTCCGCGTCTCGCTCGGCGCCCCGGCGGCCCCGGTCGCGCTGCAGCTCGCCGCCACCTCGACGGTGCGCTGCGTGGCGGGTAAGCCGGTGCTCACGACGACCGTGAAGAACACCGACGACCTCCCGGCCGACATCACCGTCACGACCGTCGCGGGCACGAAGACCTTCCCGGGCGTCGCCGGCGGCAAGAACGCCACGGCGAGCTTCACGGTGCGCCAGCCGGCGCTCGCCGCGGGCTCGGCGACGGTGACGGGCGCCGGCGTCGACGACGCCGGGCGCACCGCCCGCACGACGGCCGCCTACCCGGCCATCGGCTGCTGACACCGGGTCTCGATACGCCGCCGCGCGGCTGCTCGACCAGCACATGCCCCGTGCTGGTCGAGCAGCCCGCCACTCTTGCTGATCGAGTAGCCCGCGCAGCGGGCGTATTGAGAGATCGACACCGCTGGCAGGGCGGAACGCGTCTCTCGCGCTCTTCACGACGGCGATTCTGCCGTTCACCGCCGTCGCGGATGCCGAGGCTCGGCGTCCCGAGCCGTGCGTGATCAACCGGAACACACGCGCAGGTGCGGGAGCCGCAGAGGCGAGACGATCGATGAACGACGAAGCGGACGTGCCGGACACCGCCCTACCCAGGGTGCGGTGTCCGGCACGTCCGCGGGAACGCCCGAGCAAGTGGTCCTGCCCGGCTCGGACGTGTCTGGAGTAAGTGCTACATGCCGTCACTCAGCATGGATTGCACCAGCTTGACGTGGCGCTCGAAGTTCAGCTCGCTGAACTCGGTGTTGTAGTTGAGGCCGTAGGGGTAGAAGTGGTACCCCGAGCAGTTGAGCGTGGCGTTCGGTCCGTCCCAGGTGCGCAGCAGAGCCTGGGAGGAGACCCAGCCGTTGTTCTGGCAGTTCTGGTTGAAGCCGTTCGAGGTTCCGACACCCACGGTGTGCGCCATCTCGTGCATGGCGGTGCCCTCCACCATGTAGGTGCGGTTCGAGCCGAAGCGCATCTGGCCGTAGATGTTCGCGTCGGCCGTCGGCGTGCCGGGGCCGTAGGAGACGGTCAGCTGGCGGGAGATGTTGTTCAGACGGTTGTACCGGGCCACAGCGCGGTCCATCGCGTCGGTGATGCGGGCGTAGGCGTCGGCCTCGTCGGCGGTCGGGTTCGCCGACCGGTTGAGCGTGTAGGTGATCTTCTGCACGGTCGGGTCGGTCAGGGCCCAGCGCTGGGCCTTGGAGCCCGTGCAGGTCCACTGCTGGACGAGGGAGCCGTCGAGCTGACCGAAGTCCTTGTTGTCGAGGCACAGGTTGCTGTGGCGGTTGGCGAGCTCGGCGTAGCCCCCACCGACGGAGGTGATGCGCCACTGCTGCGCGGTGCTGCCGTTGCAGCTCCACTGGCGCACTTCAGAGCCGGGCGTGGTGCCGAAGTCGAAGTTGTCGAGGCAGAGGTCGCTGTGCTTGTTCTTGATCTCGGCGTAGCCGTTCCCGAGGTCGCTGACCTGCCAGAGCTGGTTGGCTGTCTCGCCGCACGTCCACTGGCGCACCTCTGCGCCGGGCTGCGTGGCGAACTCGTAATCGTCGAGGCACATGCTGCTGTGCTGATTGCGAATCTCCTGCGCCGCTCCCGTGCCGATGGGGGCGGTGGCGGCGGAGGCGGGAGTGCTCACGCCGACTGTCGTGAGGCCGACGACGGCCAGGATCAAAGCTCCAATCGTGCGCGTGGAGACTCGGGACTTCGTTGTCCAGGACATGGAGTGCCTTTCACAGACATGCGGCATCCCCGAAGGGACGCTAGTGGCGGGAGCGCGCCTCCTGATCGGCGGAGGCGGCACGAGGGAGCATCAGAGCCGTCCAGGATGGTGATCCGAAGGTTCCGTCGCGGGCCGAGCAGCGCTGGGGCTCTCTGATGGAGGCGGAGCGGCTGTTGACCGGATGTTGACGTGGACAACCATCGACCGGTCACCGACGCGGTGTCAAGGGCCGTTCGTCATGCGATCCACGCCGGGGATCCGGGTCCGGAAGGGCGGATCCCAGCCCTCGAGCGGAGAGAGCGCTTCCACCGCCCGGGCGCACAACATCCCCGGAATTCCGGCATTGTTACCGTTAACAAAATTCGCTACAGTGACCGAGCAGTGGTTGAGCAGCACGACGCTCCTCCCGACCCACCCCCGATCCAGCGGTTCGATGACGAGCCGGAGAGGACCGTCGACGATGACGTCCCCACACCTTCTTCACGCCAGTCGGAGCACCCCTTCCCCGGGTGTCCGTCCCCACTGCCCCGACAGCGGCGGTGCCTGGACAGCGCCGGCTCCCGCTCCGCGGTAGAGACCATCACGCTGGGCGCGCCACCCCTGACCTCGGCGCACCTAGTCGGTCAAGCCCGCGCAGGACATCCGCCGCGGCGATCAGCCCGCGCAGGACATCCGCCGCGGCGATCAGCCCGCCGATGCCCATCAGAGGATCACGCCCTCCGCCTCGCCCTCCGCTGCACCCGGAACCGCCTCCCGCTGCGACCTCGCTCGCAGCACCCTTCTCTCCTCCCCGCCCCCCTCACCTGAAGGACGACCCATGTCACGATCCCCCCGGCAGGAGCGCACCCGGCGCTCACGCCTCCCTCGAGCGGGCGCCGCGCTGACGCTCGCCGTCGCCTGTCTCGGCGGCGTCCTCGGCCCGATCGGCACCGCCGGCGCAGCCGAGAGCGTTCCCTCGCCCGTGCTGCAGTACTCCTTCGACGACATC
Proteins encoded in this window:
- a CDS encoding RICIN domain-containing protein — its product is MHLTAPASGLRRRLIAGLLILLAAVLALPLLVASPAAAIGEPTFTNPIEADTADPTIEFHDGNYYLVATTWDDRVVMRKAPTLAGLGTATPVTVYSDTNPGRNANMWAPELQRLQGPNGWRWYLMYTMGTAGNFDRQHLQVIESAGDDPMGPYTYKGRPVPTDAWNIDGAYLQLNGELFMTWSAFQPGNGLQSDYIARMSDPWTVSGSQNVLSEPVEPWETIGVPVNEGPIPLQKDGRTWIVYSASFCGTEDYQLGTLEYDGTGDPVLASSWTKSDGPVFSKANGEYGTGHNDFFTSPDGTETWNLYHANDRPDGGCGRERSARAHLVDWTAEGEPDFGTPLGTAARIPVPSGENAPITARVEGAAWQLVSRSTGLCATVSSAQSGDGAGVVQGSCATPRASWTLDSTGDGHLRVVNASSGKSLGPVGCSTAAGAALQQSAWLTTGCQQWTVAPGSGGWSTLTNRTSGKVLDAVSGAIRQSVPSTAASQEWALRPVGAVAVTSLVTGKAFDLPGCSTADGAVLQQQEWLGSPCQRATFTAAADGAVEIHPVSAAAKCLAVTAGSTVDGATVSQGACGVTGSSWNLRPGNDGTVELRAVHSGKALDLSNCSAQNGTRIGQWSVLNNDCQRFRVSLGAPAAPVALQLAATSTVRCVAGKPVLTTTVKNTDDLPADITVTTVAGTKTFPGVAGGKNATASFTVRQPALAAGSATVTGAGVDDAGRTARTTAAYPAIGC
- a CDS encoding RICIN domain-containing protein, which encodes MSTPASAATAPIGTGAAQEIRNQHSSMCLDDYEFATQPGAEVRQWTCGETANQLWQVSDLGNGYAEIKNKHSDLCLDNFDFGTTPGSEVRQWSCNGSTAQQWRITSVGGGYAELANRHSNLCLDNKDFGQLDGSLVQQWTCTGSKAQRWALTDPTVQKITYTLNRSANPTADEADAYARITDAMDRAVARYNRLNNISRQLTVSYGPGTPTADANIYGQMRFGSNRTYMVEGTAMHEMAHTVGVGTSNGFNQNCQNNGWVSSQALLRTWDGPNATLNCSGYHFYPYGLNYNTEFSELNFERHVKLVQSMLSDGM